The genomic segment ATTCCAAAATACACCACAGTTTTGGATAATCTGCTATCCCTTATTCAGCTATTGATGTATTGTGCACACAGTGAAAACCTGCCATCATCCAAATGCTGTTAACTTTTCGTCATGGTTGCCAGGATTGTCCGCTCCACCAAGAAGTGCTGGACAAGTATTCACATGTTTTGTTCCTCTTAAAAGCACTGTAGCCTATAAAAGAGTGAAAGTGCCTGttgaattttgaaataaagcaaacactgtaaaaaaagaaaaaaacacctcCCCACATACAAGAATAAAGAACAGAAATCTATGTGGTCACTCTTAGTGAGTTAATTACTCTGCATTGTGAGTGCCAAGGCCTCCAAGCTTGAAGGACAATACCGGCTCTGTAGTTGTGACAATAGCTCCGCTCTCTGAGTCAGAAGTTGCGGAAGCGCCGACATTAGGGAGCTGAAAGCTGCTGAAAGTTCAGGAGTGTGCACTCCAAGGAAGAAATCATGCAGAAGAGcttggggggtggggtggggggggaaCTCATTTGCCTTTGAGGAACTCATTGTTTGCGCTGCCAGTGTGAGACATGGAGGGCTCTGCTGGCATGTGTCGACCTCACTCCTCGTCAGGGCCTCAGCACCGCGACGGCCAAGTTGGTAAAGGGTGTGCGTCTTTGAGTGGATGTGTTGTGTTAAGGGTCTGAGAGCTGCAGGTACTGTAAGTGAGGTGACGTTTGGGTTTGGAGCATGTTCAGCTTCACTTCTCTCTACCctcattgtacagtatgtgggacCACCCATAGAGGCCTGGTGGAGTCTGGCCAGTTTCCCTGTGGAATTCACTGTTTGCATCACAGAGCGATTGTCCCCCATCAGATCTGAATCTCACACAAATCTGCCAAGAGATGTCTGCCCTGTCTCTCTCAACAGTCACTGAGTAAACCCCTTCAAGTCTCGTCTCTCAGGTCATTAAAAACCTGTGAGAAAAGATGTTTAAGAATAAGGAGTTAGACGGGGGTTCGTTTTCCACATACCAAACGCTTTGATCATATGAAAGTATTTATAGTTTTGATTGACTTTCACCAAGATATCATTTGAGCGCTCCTAATGTCTTGAAGACCACCAGTTTGGTGCCTCTAGTAGGCTGAAACAGCTGCaccaaatcacaccaaagaagTATGATGTGTTGAGATGACAACCAGTGTTACCCGAAATGTGCTTTTGCTAGTTTCTGAACTAGTGAAAATATGTATCAGTGTGCAGCATTTTGCATGATTGGGTCATAGAGAGAAAATTAATTCTAATGTGAAACCACCACCATCATTTTCAATTCTCATAGCTGTGTATAGGAGTTCACTGATCAGCCGTCACATTTGTAGACCTGGTGACAGcatttgttatatattttcaaaagcTAATTTTGCCTGTTAGCATTGGTTGAAGTCGAAGCAGGATAACtgcaaaaatatacatttttgttaaaataattatcagtctttttctttgtttaatgcTTTGCTTTAATGTAATTCAATTGAATACTTTTGGACTGCTGGCCGTACAACATAAGCTATTTGGAGATTGCCTTGGACTGTGTAATttgtaatgggcattttcacattttatagactaaacaatagAATAAATAAACTCATATGTAAACTCATTAATGCAAATAGAAATGAGTATTAGTCCTGATGCCAAAGGCCAACTACTGCCTGGAGTTTTCTGCTGCTGGTGTGATGAAAACTGACACTGGTCCAATAATCATGGAGGGAAGAAACCAGAGAATCTCCAGTCGTGATGACGTTGGAAGGATTACACATACTTAACCAGCTAATTAATAACCTGTAAAATAAGATCATGAAGCTGTGATGAAATCAAATCCTTAAGTGTCTTCAATTCATCTTCAAGGCAGCTTAATATTCACCCATGTAAAAACAATACTGTGTGTGCAAGATGCAAGGAGCTCTTTATGTTGGTGGACAGTTAGAGGACTCCCTCTGCAGGAGTTGAAGAGAATAGATCATTTGATGGTGGTGTTTGCTAAACACCACCTCTGTACTGAACACCACTTGCTGACGCATGTTCAGaaataccttttttaaaatcatctctctctctctacattaacatattttggaaattaaatcagggtttctgcagggttcACCAAGTTAAATTTAAGGCCTTTTTAATACAACACAGAATTCAATTTACCTGTTTCAGTTATATGGGCCAAACTATTaaagtatgatggaaaaccagtagGGACAATATGGCCTAGaatgatttattattaaatcgcattttttcagtacttcccagcagtatacaataattcctaatgatgtaaataatttaattaacttgACCTGGATCTGGATAAGCgacagaaaatggatggattaattaactaattaaaaagTATTCATTAATTTAAGTCTTAGCTAAAGTGGACGCTTGCCCATTATGAGACAATGAGCTTCCTAGCTGCTGTAGCTAGCAGTAGTGAGTGTTAGCCacaggtctgatggtgctgactgaaactccacaaaaaatgattgaacagcctcctgcagcacaGTCCACGATCGAAACAATCCCACTTTTAGTTTATATGTGTGTAACGTCTCCTGAAAGCCAACAAtcagatacaaaaacattttataactagCATTACTGCCTACAGCAGGCAAGAGGAAAATATTCGAGACCTTTTTAAATTGAACTTCAGACTTTTTAATACCTTCTAAGGCCTTTAAACTGACTTCAATGCTTTAAGACTTGAGGAACTGAATGCAGAATGACAGCTTTAAGCTTTTGGCAtttcaaaaaaagagaaaatattccAAAGATTTTTAAATACCAGGGAGTACAATTTCAAAACTGTATCTGACAAGAAAACCACGACTAATCCGTGTATATTTATTGTGTAAAAGTGGCCAAGTGTTTGATAAGAGGTAAACACAGAAGATTCTGCTTCGGCTTTCCTGCCAGTTTAATGGAACATAAATGGCTGAAGGTAACACATGAAAGtgggaaaaataaatcactcaACAACTCCACAAAGGGCTCTGTCGGctacaaatgtcatttttattattactttaaataaTGTCTAAATAAAGGGACTAAAGACATGCTTGTGACTTCTTCCATTATCAAAAATATGGTGTCGGGGTGATGTTTTCAGCAGAAATCTATCCAGGGAGGGAAGCGTGAATCACAAGGTGAGACCGTTGTGGAGTCTTGTTCATCTGAAGACTGAACTTTGAAATGAGTCCCACCATCACCACGGACGGTGTCAGTTGTCAAAAGGGGGCATTGATTTTTACCAACCAAATGTCACattcagaagagaaaaaaaagaagatatttttcatatataaaaACTCAAAGACCTGGATACATTTCTACTTTTCCACGTTTTTACTacagaaattaaaaagaaaagacataaaGGAACACACAaaggggggaaaacagctaTTTTTATAATCAACTCCCTTTggtaaaaactgtaataaatggtcttgcatttctttttcatatacATACTAACTTTAGCCATTTATCACTAAAGTCCACAGTAAGCTTGGAAAGTTATTACTAGCACAACAACACAGATCTGTCATAAAAAGTCTGAGACtatatacagtgtatttacAACTTGAGCGGCATGTGGACAGTCCTCCCAGAATgagacgagtgtgtgtgtgtgtgtgtgtgtgtgtgtgtgtgtgtgtgtgtgtgttgtgtgtacaaGCTGGTGTATTGGCGGAGGGCAGTTTAAAAAGGTTGACTTCCAGGGCGGCTAGGATCATTTGTGTTAATAgaactatatataatatatatacacaacacatacactGGAATACATGTCAGTATCTGACATTCACAAGCTATACAATTTTACAGTCTGAGACCAAACAGTGTTGTGAGGCAAATtctttcccctctttcttttttacataaatgtaaCAGTGCTTTTTGATGTTAACCCGACAATACTGTGTGGGGCTCAGGCACAGTTTCTAATAATGCTGCCATGTGTTTTGGAAAAAGGAAATGTAACCCTCTTTCCGTCTAGTGATAGGTACATAATTGTGATTTGGCCGTAACACAGGAATGTCTGAACCAGATCTCTCAGACTTTGTTGTGCTCCCTTCCAAACCTTCAATCTGGGAAACAAAACTTTTGAAACGACATTTTCCTCTTCCTAAATAAGTGCACTTGTCCACCATATTGTTTTTCATGGATATTGTAGAATAACACTATCATAAAGAAATCCCTGTACCACTGATTTTGATGGCGCTCTTACTCTGATGGCTTCAGACAAAATGGTCAGTCAAAAGCTAAACCGAAGCTCAGTTGTGATAAAGTACAAAAAGCACCACTCTATCTCTCACAGGCTCACTGTTTACGTCGCTAAGCCCTGTCGAAAAGGCTCAGGGAAGTTTGTTTGAGAAGTGGCTCTGAGTGCTGGTAAGAGCTCAGGTCTGCGACTGGATCATGACGATTCCTAAGTTTTGGCACCGAAGGCCCTGCGCAAAAATGGGCCCAGCTAAAAACGCTGGTAAAATCAGTAATCCTGCCGCCCCGGGTGCAACATACACGGTAGCTAGCTTAATTGTGCTCCCATGTCGgccttaaaaacacattaataagcCCTCGTCCCTACCTCTACTCCTGACCTGTTTGACTTCAGACCAAACACCCCCAGAAATCAGTCTCTCCCCCCATTTCTCCTCAGCTACGGCGCCTTGCTGGGCGTGCCGTATTTGACTCGGTACTTGTTGATGTGCATGAAGTGAAGGACCTCTGGCTGGCGGGCGGTGGTGCAGGGTAATAGGCCGTCACGCCCTTCGCCCATCAGCCACTTGTTGGTCTCGGCGCTCATGTCGCGGGTGACGTGCTCCTTAGCCCAGGCATCCACCCAGGCCTGGAAGCGTTTGTGCAGCCGTGTGCTCACCCTCTCATGTGACTGAGGAAAAAACGAGATGGACATTCTTGTCACTAAGTTGTTATAATACCAAGTGTGTAGACAAGGACATTTACACTCCCATGGTTAGGGATATGACTCTTAAAGTGACTAGAGATGGTTAGTACATGAAAGACCAAATCTTTAACACTGAGCCCTCTAGCTTGAATCATCAGCGTCACTGATTGATTGAGTAACTTTTTGCATTAGAGCTCCCCTCACTGGTGACTAAAAGCCCCAACATTTAACATGTCAGATTGTgcgtgatatacagtatgttaggTTAATATTTATAAGGATATCAGCCCTATAAACACAGGCCTAGTTTGTACtgaacttaaaggaatagtttgacattttgggatcTATGCTAaatgctttcttgctgaaaatttgaaagaaagattgatatcactctcatatctgtacggtCAACAGCCACCTTCGGACAGAGCTGAAGGTGGCCGTTTCCCCCCGTTttcagtctgtatgctaagctaagctaaccgctgctggctccagctacatatttaccagaCAGATATGACAGcagtatcagtcttctcatctaactctcagcaagaaagcgaataagcgtatttcccagaatgtcaaactattcctttaactaaaCAGTTTGTACAGCAACAGACTGAACTGAGGACAGTCAGTCTTCAAGTCTTCAAGCTGAAGGGAATTATTTTAATTAGCAAAGCGATCTGTAATTTTCTACCTCTATAGGTCACCTCTGcttaaaatgtgaatttaaatgCTTTAACAAGAAGATTTCCCAAAGAATGTCTTATGCTTAACCACTGTGATGTGCAGGTTTGAAATAGCTTGACACCTAATAAGGAGCTGTGTAACAACCTGCTGAACTGCTTACTGTTACATTCAAATACTGGATTTGGATTTATTGAGTCAGATTGTTTTGCCACTCACCATCTGACAGGgtttcaaaaatattaaattacttGCATGTCTTTGCAGTAATTAGATATGTGTAACGAAATTATGTGTTGCAAAAGTTGCAAAAACTTTAGCGTTTCAGTCTCTTggccaaaaacatttttgaactgtgaataaaaaaagaaaagaaaagtaaataatgttttaacaaAGGCTCTCAAATCATATAACACCCTCACTGTTCCCGCTACACcttaaaggaggaggaggtcattTGGAGGCCAGTAAGATGCCTGGTAACAGTAGCGGGAAAAAGCAGTGAATACCTGGTGAGCTCGCAGCAGGGCAGTGCGTCGGTACATGTAATCCTCAGACTTAAAGACGTAGACCATCTTGTAAGAGTTGAGTTTGAACATGCAttccattttctccttttccagGGATTTCTTGCCACCCTCACAGGCCTCTTTGTccagctgctctctgccctTCTGGTACTTCCTGATCCGTCTCAGATTCCTGGTCACGAGCGCAAAGACAAACGTGATGAGAGTGACTAATAAGACCCAGCAGGAACGTGCCAGAACAAATCGATTGGAGTTAATTTAATCAAAAGGACTCATGTTTGACTTTTGCATTTGACTTTCACAGGAAGAGATTTGTCACACAGCTTACTGAACAAGATACTCTGATGTAATGCAGGAAAACCTAGAATTACCCCCCTGTGGTTGTATATGCCtctgccaaccagtcaagttgcaatTTACATCCActtctgtccagactcatatcaTATGTAGTGAACACTTGGAaggaagtgtattttttggctaaatgtaAGTTATCACTAATTTgatgatacatacagtatgtatgattccagtgaatatacattgttgaactgattaatgaaggatgatcatagatgtattggttaaacaggtacacatgtacttgattactatgtaaagatggattcttatagagtatagctacacaaaaagtggtgcttttattttgaagcctCTCTCATCACGATTAGCCAGGCGCGCTCCAATACGGCGTTTGCAATCGTGATTCCGATTCGAAagtcagaatgaggcaggaagtgaaaggcagaatggacgagatggaggaaagcccgtactgtgctagttattgtttactcattgtgtcgtcccagtcaacacGTGTGTGAAACCTGGAATCGCCCagttcattcttaaattatggctaaaaacctattttgaggtcacaatgacctttgacctatcaatcaaaagtgtcacctattcactGTCCGACCCACTGTGGAGTAcggtcacaatctccccttctgttcctgagttatggtgttgaataatacAAAGTGTTTTAGTGTGAATAtaaacctttgaccttttgggtaaaacATGTCATTACTTCATCCTTGTAtgccattaaacatctgtgtgaaattttgtcataattaacgcatcaattcttgagttatagccaaaaacgtgtttgtcAAAGTAATTTTAAGGttacagtgacctttgacctttgagtcaaaagtgtcaccaattcaTTGTCCAACCCACTGTGAAATACGGTCATCAATTCTTCAGTTATgaccaaaaacatgttttgaggccacagtgacctttgacaaccaaattcaagtggacgtttgtgccaaatttgaagaaattctcTCAAGGCGTTCCTGAGACGTCGCGTTCACGAGAATGGGACGGGCGGACAACCTGAAAACATAACGCCTCCGGCCACGGCTATCGGCCGAGTGgaggcataaaaacaaaacaatacctGACCGTTAACATCACCCTATTTTTTCTgagttaaaagaaataaaactacatTCGCAATTCAAAAAaggattttcaaaaaaaaaaaaaagacctcaTCCTGACTCACTCACCTGGGAAGAAAAACTGGCTTCTGAGCGAGGTGCTCCCTCAACTCAGGTGTGGTGGAATCTGGGTTTAAGTAGCGTCCAACATAATCAGACCAACgctgcaaacaaaacacaaaaaaacaaacaaatttaagaCACAGATTAGGTCTATAAACAACTACTAACACCAGTATTACCAAAAGGTTGGCAATAGGTCCTTACTAGTATGTCCACTCCAGCTGGAAAAGTGGACCTTCTTActagacaaaatgtaaaaacaatgacaacaacttTTATTTGCAGTTATTCACTGTATATTTAGTTCCCTCATATGATATGAAGATAATACTCAAATATATTACTTATAAGAGTCGAAAGCCAAACACCGTGGTTGGCAATTTGCACAACTTATTAACTTACTAATTTTAGCAGTTTACCAGCCATCACAGAGGCtctatttgatttaaaaatccCAATTGgcttgtagaaaaaaaaaagcttatgTATTTTGGAATTATAGTGTGGCTTGTGAATTAAGAAGTGATTTCCCCGCATTTATTAGTCTTTGCTCACAAGCCAAACCTTGAAACTGACAGGGTTCAACAGTTTCTTACCTCGGCCTCCATGGGCTCGTCTGagttctcctcctctgtgtcgAGCAGCTCCACTGTGAGCTGCACCTGCCCTCTGTTCCTCAGAAACATCACCTGAGAAAGTGGCAGACCCGGAACAAGTGTGAggcaaaatgtgtgtgagattttaaaaaagacaggATGTCCTGAGAGCTCAGAGAAGCCAGGAATCTGCAACATCAGAATCGTAGTTGGTTGGAATCCAGAATTTTTGTTATAAGTCATGCCATCTTTCCCAAACTTTCAGCAGTTCATTCTTCTGGCTAGTGTTTAATAAATGTGAACATGCCAAGAAAACAACTTGAAAAATGataatcaaaaaaaaagaagaaaatagcaTAAAAACGAAAATTTTGAAAGCTGCATTTTGTGGAACATCTCTCACTTCCCTTTTCCATCTAACTAGAGTGCACATAACTAcctgaagtcatttttcaataACTGTCACTGCACGACAATTTACTTTTAAGTCATCGTTTTCAAAATTGGAtctgttatatatttatttgacaaaacTGAATAAACTTGTGTGAACCGAGCAGGTTATCAACTGCAAAATGAAGCTTTCCAAGTAGGTCAAAGGGAAATTCACTTGTGGGTGGCAGGTGGCCTTAAGCTGCTTTACACAGTGCCAGTGCTATATGAGAGTAAgtataactttaaaaaatgatCTCATGTTCTAATAATTGGTAAGCTGCATTCAGCACATTTCCAGGCTGGCTGTTTGTAACTTTTTAGACCTCATTTTAGACTCTTTAGATGCCAAGGGACAAGGAAAAAAGATCCAACGCTGGTGAGTACAGCTTTCTCCTAACAGACGACCATGCACGGCACTTCTTGTGTTTCACTCATAATTTGTTACAATGTGGAGACGCGTGGAGAAGATTGATTGGCCCGagaacagaatttaaatgaaaaacaatacaagAAATCCTCATGGTCTCAGTTGTTAAGGGTGGATGTTCCTCTCTGCTGCAAGCAAACTTCCATATCTGGATTAATTACAGCAACCACTCCTGCCGCCTTATGGAAAATTAGTTAGAAATTAGAAAGCACTTCTTCTTAAATTAACTTTAACTGAACTTAtttccatattttaaaaatgtctgcacAATGTTTCATCTCCCATAATCTGATGGCACCATCTCCCCAGTTTTCCAATGATTGCAGGAGCGTCGTGTATTTACCTTGAAGCAGTTCTCATCAGACATGAGCTGCTCGGCTTTCCGCTGGTAGATGGCCTCTGCGGAGCTCCTTGAAGACTGGGTGGACATGGTTCCTCCGCTGGCGCCGTTAGCGCTCTCCGAGAGGTAGAGGTCTGTTACTTGGACACAGATCTCATCACTCACGATGTGCTGGAGCTGGATGGAGAGAAGGAATTGTCTTAAAGTGGAAAACAACTATTTAAAAGTGTCAGAATTGCTCTCACTGTGCTAATGGAGGCTTAATTAACCGCCAAATGACACAAGAAAACTGGAGGGGAGGGAACAAACAGATGCTTGCTTACCTGCCGCACGATGCTTTGGATGAGCTTGTCCATTGTGAAGGCGATGTAAGCGTGAATGGTGAACATTTCCCTCAACGAGTCCTCATACTGAGAAGCCTCCATATTTCCATCCAGCAAATTCCTAACCATCTCCAAGAAGGCTGAGTAGTAATCTTCCACCTCAATGTCCACTAGAGAGAAGAAATGTTATCAAACATCAAATGGCTAAGTGGATAAGCACATGACAGAAAGACTGGCGGCATTTCAAATCAATCATCTTTGGCAAGCGGTGCTCATTTTGGCAGCACTTTAATTTTCCAAGTTCTGTAGTTCAATATACAGCAAGTTTTTGTACTGTCATCCACTTTTAGTTTCCTTTACTCACTTTCTTGCCAATTTTTGTTTATTCACGTTGTTATTTAATCATCTGTTTCAATAAAACTGTTGATCCCCTTCTTTTGCAATATCCATTGTTTGCAATAAgcctaaaaacatttttaaaatatttttctgattttctctAGGAAAAAAGAGGAATGTGGAATTATTTGAATTATGTGTTAGAGAGCAGGAATGTGGCCCAAAAGTCAGTGGAAACAGAGGATTTCTACTCTGTCCTCAAtaggaaacaaacacaatacCGTTATTaaagaacacagaaaacatgtgAGCGTCTGTTGTTACTCACTGGGCTCCTTCAGTCTCAGCTGAATGGCTGGATTATCgttcttctccttcttcattCCCAGGACTTCCCTCTCCCAGTCTCGTTCTCTGACCTCTTCTTCTATCTGTCGCTCCGCCTGCCCGTACAGCCGCAGCAGACGCGAGCACAGCGTCTGGTGCAGCCGCAAGAAGATGTACCAGTTGTTGTTGACGTAGAAGAGGTTGTATGCGTCGTCACAGCCACGCAGCTTCTGTGCCGCCGTGTTGCTGAACAGCAGCTTGGACTTGGAGGGGCTCCCGCTGCCGGGGACGCCATTGTGCTTTTTGGAAGCGCCTTCCTCCAGAtccagctcctcttcctcctcctcctctacgtCGGAGAGCTCGCCGCGCTGAGAGAACAGCATGTCGGGGATGAAGTGGTAGATGATCTGTTTGATCTTGTATTTGTCCTCCTTCTGAATGCTGGTCTGCCTCTTGACGTGGTGGATGATGAGTGCTGCTGCATCCTCCAGGATCTGGCTGTCCTCGTATGCCAGTGTCAGGTGGTGGCCTGTGGGTGGAGAGGCGTTCTCCTCAGATGCCTGCTCCTGGCGCTGCATAGCAAAAACAATTCAATATCAGCATTTTGGACGCACAGAACATAGAATTTTGTGTGATGCCGACCTTGAAATTAAGTTTAGGTTCTACAGTCTCCTGTGACATTTTAACACTGACAAAATGCTAACAATGGCATTTTGTAAATGAATGTCTTATTccatattttgtgtttaatgtaCCTCATCATAAAGGCTTTCGATTTCATTCAGCAGGGACTTGGATCGAAGCACTTTGGTGTCATTCTGTTTGAAGTTGATGCCTTGATGGTCGAGAGACTTGAGGTAATACTTCTCGTTCTGCTCCCTCCAGATCTTGTTGAAGCCTCGTTGCGCTTCCCGCCACTCCTCCTCCTTGGTCTTTAACCTGGTTAGAAAAGAATGCAAGAAAGTCAAGTAATGTACGCGCGCACAGTGTGtgaatgacacattttaaacatgtgCAACTTTCACACTCAAACTACAGCAAAGGTGACAGAATCTGCTGCAACGTTATGCATTTCAGGCAGCAGTACAAACATAAAATACTGTTATAGGAGTGACGTCTTTTCAAATCCTTTTGCAGCAAGGGAGAATGTGGTCTATAAAAGCACACATTAAATCTCAGGAGGCATTTATAAATCCGCCACTCCAGCATCATATTGGCTTTTCCTTCCCTGTGTGGATTAGTGGGTTTATAGCTGTGGTTCATAACCTCAGTCTGGACCCAAAAGAAGCTGGTGTACACACATTTACTGCACTATGTAAACAGAGAGCTTGTGAATCCCACACGTTTGTGTTTTAGCATATGCGCACCTTGCTTCTTCACCATACTATTAAAACTACATGATCAAACCAGAAACCCTCTATTTAAAGATCTCTCAACTAAAAACAGCTTTGATTTCCAAACACACgactaaattattatttaattaaaaaggaaatatgAGAGGTAACAGATAACATCATGCAGCAGTAGGTTTGACTCCCACCTCTTTAACACAATGGGGACAGAAACAGCAGGGTTTTTCTTCAGGCCATCGATGATGTCAGGCGCCTTGTCTCCGTATATCCTCTGGATGGCCTTGCGGTGTACGACCTCCGACGAGCCGCCCATTGTGTTGTCCAAGCGGAACTTGGCCTGCTCCTCCGCAGACATACGGGACAACTTCCGCTGTACTGTCTCCAGGACTCTGATGGTAGCCAGGTTGGTCTCCAGCACTACATCCAACTGTGGGCAAGAAAACACGGCGGTTTTAATATCCattgatgtgtgtgcatgccctttattttcaattaaaaagcTCATAATGTTtcttcatttatatataaatattctcATCTGCTGCTGTTCGCCACTGAGCAATTTCACTACAGTAATTCTAAAGTCTTTGTTCAGGGATGTTTTAGGAcaaagatgagaaagaaaaaaaaaaaacgtgacaTCAattgtaataaattatttttcatccTGGGATATCACCCCTGTGGTGACATCAACAGACAAGTCGTAAATGTTTAATGTTCCTGCTCACCTCAAAGCGTTCATCCTCACATCTGTAGATGTGCTCCTCGTACTGAGTCTTCTTGGAGCTGACAAACGTGGAGTCCTCAGACCAGGAGGGGAAGGAGACCCAGGTGTCATTCAAGACCTGGACGCAGCAGAAGCAAACAGTGTCGTCTTTAAGGTCCACACTCAATGAATGATGTCACTGAATGGCACTAACTGGTAGCTTTAGCACTTATTGAtctaaaagattaaaaaagtaTCCTATTCCCACTGTTACTCACGTGTAACATCTACCTTATGATGTgctcttgtgttgtttttgcacatttttgccAACAAAATCTCGTCTTTTCCGTACAGTAACTATTTTACAATGTATGAGGCAATTTTCATGCACGTTTGCCAGCGTCCACATTTAAGGATTTTTGTTAAATCATTAAGTTGGATATGTTTTTGACTGGATAGAGATAGGACAACTGGAGTATCAGTAATCAAAACATTTGCCATAGTGTTTAGAACTAAACCTGACTTATTACACACAAATGATGATGCAGTTTATGACATTTTCTAAATCTTTTTGATCTCtactctttttgtttctctctcaacTTTTCCTGCCGCTCTCACCTCTTTACAAAGTGGAGTTCTTCCGGTGCACTTGGGCTGTTGGTAGCTTTTGGGCAGGGCTCTGTAACTGGAGCCTAGTCTCTTACAGGAAGCATAATCAATCTCCATGGCGATGCCCTCGGTGGCCCGTTCCTTAGGGTATGTTTCGATGTGGGACATTTCCCGATATCCCAGGAAGTTTTTAAACCAGTTGAACAGCTCAGGGAATTTTCTGTATAACataatgaagtgaaaaacacatgtatgatatatacagtgtactgtgaaaaacaacatttatgttATTTACCAGGTGAGCGATTGAGCACTCACCCTAAAAAGGGCAGCACCAGCTGCACTAGTTCAGCCCTGGAGATCACCTCCTGATTAAAGATGACCAGACACCGCAAGAAGTTGTCGTAGGCCTCTGCACTTCGCAAGGCTTTGCGCACCTGTGGTGGGAAATAAATGTAAGAACAGTACGTGACAGAGCCGAGTGGAGGTacataaaatgtccaaaatactACAGCATACTATAGTTCTCTTTAGTCACATTAGAAAGTATTACAAATTTCACTATTTcaatatttacagtttacatGTTATAATTATATTAGATTAGgtagtgtttt from the Siniperca chuatsi isolate FFG_IHB_CAS linkage group LG4, ASM2008510v1, whole genome shotgun sequence genome contains:
- the sin3aa gene encoding SIN3 transcription regulator family member Aa isoform X2, translated to MTCIGVCANANGGGRLQLFCYKHESGVRSLFPGSLSSYEYEFIMKRRLEDQETVFASQQRRLAGNAEAFQHRVLASAPAPAVYEAVSDNMQPTAGVQYSVPQGYQVPTVAQNSGGHGHTPSPAVHGGSHHHSPAVQSHGPSVMSGHSHTAAPQASAQGQQQFQRLKVEDALSYLDQVKLQFGNQPQVYNDFLDIMKEFKSQSIDTPGVISRVSQLFKGHPDLIMGFNTFLPPGYKIEVQNHDLVNVTTPGQIHHITPHGISVQNIPITAAATQHQAQLPSAATTTAPPLLTQPTPAKMSKPLQPQALTPSSQSNPSIPAYTSPRSPPMQLHPPLSGTPTGPPIQNNQPVEFNHAINYVNKIKNRFQGQPDIYKAFLEILHTYQKEQRNAKEAGGNYTPALTEQEVYAQVARLFKNQEDLLSEFGQFLPDANSSVLLSKTTAEKAESVRNDHGGTAKKLQLNNKQRPNQNGCPIRRHPTPGTTPPVKKPKLLNLKDSSVAEASKHGVGTESLFFEKVRKALRSAEAYDNFLRCLVIFNQEVISRAELVQLVLPFLGKFPELFNWFKNFLGYREMSHIETYPKERATEGIAMEIDYASCKRLGSSYRALPKSYQQPKCTGRTPLCKEVLNDTWVSFPSWSEDSTFVSSKKTQYEEHIYRCEDERFELDVVLETNLATIRVLETVQRKLSRMSAEEQAKFRLDNTMGGSSEVVHRKAIQRIYGDKAPDIIDGLKKNPAVSVPIVLKRLKTKEEEWREAQRGFNKIWREQNEKYYLKSLDHQGINFKQNDTKVLRSKSLLNEIESLYDERQEQASEENASPPTGHHLTLAYEDSQILEDAAALIIHHVKRQTSIQKEDKYKIKQIIYHFIPDMLFSQRGELSDVEEEEEEELDLEEGASKKHNGVPGSGSPSKSKLLFSNTAAQKLRGCDDAYNLFYVNNNWYIFLRLHQTLCSRLLRLYGQAERQIEEEVRERDWEREVLGMKKEKNDNPAIQLRLKEPMDIEVEDYYSAFLEMVRNLLDGNMEASQYEDSLREMFTIHAYIAFTMDKLIQSIVRQLQHIVSDEICVQVTDLYLSESANGASGGTMSTQSSRSSAEAIYQRKAEQLMSDENCFKVMFLRNRGQVQLTVELLDTEEENSDEPMEAERWSDYVGRYLNPDSTTPELREHLAQKPVFLPRNLRRIRKYQKGREQLDKEACEGGKKSLEKEKMECMFKLNSYKMVYVFKSEDYMYRRTALLRAHQSHERVSTRLHKRFQAWVDAWAKEHVTRDMSAETNKWLMGEGRDGLLPCTTARQPEVLHFMHINKYRVKYGTPSKAP